One Microbacterium trichothecenolyticum DNA window includes the following coding sequences:
- a CDS encoding SixA phosphatase family protein, which yields MIQLILARHAKSDWADDDLDDHDRPLNDRGRREAPLMARRVLRRGTRPTVLLSSTALRARQTAEAFGRAFGTEVVERPELYLAAPVTILAAARAAGADEVMVVAHDPGMSALVSRLADRDERMITCAVAIFTWHDGTWDDVDALPADEYELLTP from the coding sequence ATGATCCAACTCATCTTGGCGCGACACGCGAAATCGGACTGGGCCGACGACGACCTCGACGACCATGATCGCCCGTTGAATGACCGGGGACGACGCGAGGCCCCGCTCATGGCCCGGCGCGTCCTGCGTCGAGGCACACGACCCACCGTCCTGCTCTCGAGCACGGCGCTGCGGGCCCGGCAGACGGCCGAGGCGTTCGGGCGAGCCTTCGGGACGGAGGTTGTCGAACGGCCCGAACTGTACCTCGCCGCGCCGGTGACGATCCTCGCCGCGGCCCGCGCCGCGGGCGCCGACGAGGTGATGGTCGTCGCCCACGATCCCGGGATGAGCGCCCTCGTGTCGCGCCTGGCGGACCGCGACGAACGCATGATCACGTGCGCCGTCGCGATCTTCACCTGGCACGACGGCACGTGGGACGACGTCGACGCCCTCCCCGCCGACGAGTACGAGTTGCTCACCCCCTGA
- a CDS encoding pilus assembly protein CpaE, with the protein MISTETALALREAGLVWHPRSGDRFQLDEPEFDADVFTVSEMTVEPRDEPTGRILAFNGTTEWALDSVATEDALWLPSESQLRELLRATFRSLRRLSDTYEVEISIAGATLVFDHPEPADAYALAVLELLRRTH; encoded by the coding sequence ATGATCTCGACCGAGACGGCTCTGGCCCTGCGCGAGGCGGGCCTGGTGTGGCATCCGCGCTCCGGCGATCGTTTCCAGCTCGACGAACCCGAGTTCGACGCCGACGTGTTCACGGTCAGCGAGATGACCGTCGAGCCCCGCGACGAACCGACCGGGCGCATCCTCGCCTTCAACGGCACGACCGAATGGGCGCTGGACTCCGTCGCGACCGAGGACGCGCTCTGGCTGCCGTCGGAGTCGCAGTTGCGCGAGCTGCTGCGGGCGACCTTCCGGTCGTTGCGCCGGCTGTCGGACACCTACGAGGTCGAGATCTCGATCGCCGGCGCCACCCTCGTCTTCGACCACCCCGAGCCGGCCGACGCCTACGCGCTCGCCGTGCTGGAGCTGCTGCGCCGCACGCACTGA
- a CDS encoding IclR family transcriptional regulator translates to MTDISRPQVPAADQTLRILSLLARQPGPVAAQTIATTLGIPRSSTYHLLATLEQHGYVVHVPGDRRWGLGTAAFELGGGYARQEPLARLGRPAIAALSDRVGESAHLAVLAGRDVLYIVEERAPRRPALVTDVGVRLPAHLTATGQAMLAALPREQVRALFPDATALVQRTGLGPATPRALRERLRAVRAAGHASEDGEVTPGFRSVASAVLDHAGWPAAAVAVTWPSDGVERDAVALAAAAAGTAATLARRIGRASG, encoded by the coding sequence ATGACAGACATTTCGCGGCCGCAGGTCCCCGCCGCCGATCAGACGTTGCGGATCCTTTCTTTGCTCGCCCGTCAGCCCGGGCCGGTCGCCGCCCAGACGATCGCGACGACGCTCGGCATCCCCCGATCCAGCACGTACCACCTGCTCGCCACTCTCGAGCAGCACGGCTACGTCGTGCACGTGCCCGGTGACCGGCGCTGGGGGTTGGGGACGGCCGCCTTCGAACTCGGCGGCGGGTACGCCCGGCAGGAGCCGCTCGCCCGGCTGGGACGCCCGGCGATCGCCGCCCTGTCGGACCGCGTCGGCGAGAGCGCGCACCTCGCGGTGCTGGCCGGGCGCGACGTGCTGTACATCGTCGAAGAACGAGCGCCGCGTCGTCCTGCCCTGGTCACCGACGTCGGCGTGCGGCTGCCGGCGCACCTCACCGCGACGGGGCAGGCCATGCTCGCCGCCCTTCCGCGCGAGCAGGTGCGCGCGCTGTTCCCGGATGCCACGGCCCTCGTGCAGCGGACGGGTCTCGGTCCCGCGACTCCGCGCGCACTGCGCGAGCGTCTGCGTGCGGTGCGCGCGGCCGGGCACGCGAGCGAAGACGGCGAGGTCACGCCCGGGTTCCGCTCGGTTGCCTCGGCCGTGCTCGATCACGCCGGATGGCCGGCAGCGGCGGTGGCGGTCACGTGGCCGTCCGATGGCGTCGAGAGGGATGCCGTCGCCCTCGCCGCCGCGGCCGCCGGCACCGCCGCGACGCTCGCCCGCCGCATCGGCCGCGCGTCCGGCTGA
- a CDS encoding MFS transporter: MAGYRELLQTPGVGRIIAAQLTARFPNGMTSLAVLLHIEHVTGSYGAAGLVLAATSIGQAVAGPVTSRWMGIWGMRRVLTVTLLACATAIAALALVEMPLPLYMALGLVAGLSTPPIQSAVRTIYPKMVNSKQLTPLYSLDASLQEIIWVLAPVLITLVATQVGTVPGLLLVVVILLGGGAWFILSPEVGRVRIPRSRRGLGRVLTKPPVILATATGFLLIGACAAVEAGVVSTFDHGGLEAGLILAVFAVGSLAGGLSFGHLPIGPWAMARRLAIVAIGLSLTIVSLNAWWLGATLLVAGAGIAPALAVMFAMTSASVRFSETAEAYGWISTGQLIGAAAGSAVAGFLVDGIGAQGAYIAAAAFAVAGFIVAATFVRGFPDLRHRDSSPIPDTEPVETIT, translated from the coding sequence GTGGCCGGCTACCGCGAACTCCTCCAGACCCCCGGCGTGGGTCGCATCATCGCCGCACAGTTGACGGCGCGCTTCCCCAACGGCATGACGAGCCTCGCCGTGCTGCTGCACATCGAGCACGTGACCGGCTCCTACGGCGCCGCGGGCTTGGTTCTCGCCGCCACCAGCATCGGTCAGGCCGTGGCCGGCCCGGTCACGAGCCGGTGGATGGGCATCTGGGGCATGCGCCGGGTCCTGACCGTGACGCTGCTGGCCTGCGCTACGGCGATCGCCGCGCTCGCCCTGGTCGAGATGCCGCTCCCCCTCTACATGGCCCTGGGTCTCGTGGCCGGTCTCTCCACCCCGCCCATCCAGTCGGCCGTGCGCACCATCTACCCCAAGATGGTCAACTCGAAGCAGCTCACACCCCTGTACTCGCTCGACGCATCGCTGCAAGAGATCATCTGGGTGCTCGCTCCCGTGCTCATCACCCTGGTCGCCACGCAGGTCGGCACCGTGCCCGGCCTGCTGCTCGTCGTCGTCATCCTGCTGGGCGGCGGGGCATGGTTCATCCTCAGTCCCGAGGTCGGGCGCGTGCGCATCCCGCGCAGCCGCCGCGGCCTCGGCCGCGTGCTCACCAAGCCACCGGTGATCCTCGCCACCGCGACCGGGTTCCTTCTCATCGGGGCGTGCGCCGCCGTCGAGGCCGGGGTCGTGTCCACCTTCGACCACGGCGGCCTCGAGGCGGGCCTCATCCTCGCGGTCTTCGCCGTCGGCAGCCTCGCCGGCGGGCTGTCGTTCGGACACCTCCCCATCGGCCCGTGGGCCATGGCCCGACGCCTGGCGATCGTGGCGATCGGTCTGTCGCTCACGATCGTGTCGCTGAACGCCTGGTGGCTGGGCGCGACGCTGCTGGTCGCCGGCGCCGGCATCGCCCCGGCACTGGCGGTGATGTTCGCGATGACCTCGGCGAGCGTCCGCTTCAGCGAGACGGCCGAGGCGTACGGCTGGATCAGCACCGGCCAGCTCATCGGCGCGGCCGCGGGCTCCGCCGTGGCGGGCTTCCTGGTCGACGGCATCGGCGCGCAGGGCGCGTACATCGCCGCTGCCGCGTTCGCCGTGGCCGGTTTCATCGTCGCGGCGACGTTCGTGCGCGGCTTCCCCGACCTGCGCCACCGCGACTCCAGCCCCATCCCCGACACCGAGCCCGTCGAGACGATCACCTGA
- the nrdH gene encoding glutaredoxin-like protein NrdH has protein sequence MAITVYTKPSCVQCTATYRALDSKGIEYNVLDLSEDPSALEQVKSLGYLQAPVVITDEDHWSGFRPDKIDELASRLA, from the coding sequence ATGGCGATCACGGTCTACACCAAGCCGTCCTGCGTCCAGTGCACCGCGACCTACCGTGCGCTCGACTCGAAGGGCATCGAATACAACGTGCTCGACCTGTCGGAAGACCCGTCGGCGCTCGAGCAGGTCAAGTCGCTCGGCTACCTGCAGGCGCCCGTCGTCATCACCGACGAGGACCACTGGTCGGGCTTCCGCCCCGACAAGATCGACGAGCTCGCGTCGCGTCTCGCCTGA
- the hutH gene encoding histidine ammonia-lyase yields the protein MNSTVTVGSTPLTPSDVVAVARHDARVVVAAEALRRVAATRSLIEGLADDPQPHYGISTGFGALATTFIADDRRAQLQASLIRSHAAGTGAEVEREVVRALMLLRLQTLATGRTGVRPIVVETYAALLNAGITPIVREYGSLGCSGDLAPLSHVALAVMGEGEVRDAGGNTMAAADALAAAGIAPVAFREKEGLALINGTDGMLGMLLLALHDIGMLLTTADVAAAISVESQLGTDAVFAADLMALRPQHGQAASAANLRAFLAGSPIVASHRGPECTRVQDAYSLRCAPQVHGAARDTVAHAALVAERELASAVDNPVVTLDGRVESNGNFHGAPVAYVLDFLAIAVADVASMSERRTDRALDPARSQGLSPFLADEVGVDSGLMIAQYAAAGIVSELKRLAVPASVDSIPSSAMQEDHVSMGWAGARKLRRAVDGLARVLAIEVLTGCRALDLRAPLQPAAVTGAVRDLVRTRVAGPGHDRFVSPEMEAVAALVASGAVADVALARVG from the coding sequence ATGAACTCCACCGTCACCGTCGGATCGACCCCGCTCACACCGTCGGACGTCGTCGCCGTCGCGCGGCACGACGCTCGCGTCGTGGTCGCGGCCGAAGCGCTGCGCCGCGTCGCCGCCACCCGCTCGCTGATCGAAGGACTCGCCGACGACCCGCAGCCGCACTACGGCATCTCGACCGGTTTCGGTGCCCTCGCGACCACGTTCATCGCCGACGACCGTCGCGCGCAGCTGCAGGCGAGCCTCATCCGCTCGCACGCCGCCGGGACCGGTGCCGAGGTGGAGCGCGAGGTGGTGCGCGCGCTCATGCTGCTGCGGCTGCAGACCCTCGCGACCGGGCGGACCGGCGTGCGCCCCATCGTCGTCGAGACCTACGCGGCGCTCCTGAACGCCGGCATCACCCCGATCGTGCGCGAGTACGGCTCGCTCGGCTGCTCGGGAGATCTCGCGCCGCTGTCGCACGTCGCGCTCGCCGTCATGGGCGAGGGAGAGGTGCGCGACGCCGGTGGCAACACCATGGCCGCCGCCGACGCGCTCGCCGCCGCCGGGATCGCACCGGTCGCGTTCCGCGAGAAAGAGGGGCTCGCCCTCATCAACGGCACCGACGGCATGCTCGGGATGCTGTTGCTCGCCCTGCACGACATCGGCATGCTGCTGACGACGGCCGATGTCGCCGCCGCGATCTCGGTCGAGTCGCAGCTGGGCACCGACGCGGTGTTCGCCGCCGACCTCATGGCTCTGCGCCCGCAGCACGGGCAGGCCGCCTCGGCGGCCAACCTGCGGGCCTTCCTCGCCGGCTCGCCGATCGTCGCGAGCCACCGGGGGCCGGAGTGCACGCGCGTGCAGGACGCGTACTCGTTGCGCTGTGCGCCCCAGGTGCACGGAGCCGCCCGCGACACCGTCGCGCACGCGGCTCTCGTCGCCGAGCGCGAGCTCGCATCCGCGGTCGACAACCCCGTCGTCACCCTCGACGGCCGGGTCGAGTCGAACGGCAACTTCCACGGCGCCCCCGTGGCGTACGTCTTGGACTTCCTCGCCATCGCGGTCGCGGATGTGGCATCCATGTCGGAACGACGCACCGATCGTGCCCTCGATCCGGCGCGCAGTCAGGGGCTGTCGCCGTTCCTCGCCGACGAGGTGGGGGTCGACAGCGGCCTGATGATCGCGCAGTACGCCGCCGCGGGAATCGTGTCGGAGCTGAAGCGTCTCGCCGTGCCCGCCTCGGTCGACTCGATCCCTTCGAGCGCGATGCAGGAGGACCACGTCTCGATGGGGTGGGCCGGTGCCCGCAAGCTCCGTCGCGCGGTCGACGGACTCGCCCGTGTGCTGGCGATCGAGGTGCTGACCGGATGCCGTGCCCTCGACCTGCGCGCCCCGCTCCAGCCCGCGGCGGTCACCGGCGCCGTGCGCGACCTGGTGCGCACACGGGTCGCGGGACCGGGACACGACCGCTTCGTCTCACCCGAGATGGAGGCCGTCGCCGCCCTCGTCGCCTCGGGGGCCGTCGCGGACGTCGCGCTCGCGCGGGTGGGATAG
- a CDS encoding gamma-glutamylcyclotransferase family protein, translating into MSESSAAQSLFTYGTLQAPEVQLDTFGRRLDGMPDALVGYRLEWTDIGDERVAQLSGLDQHPILRFTGDSHDRVFGRVLLLTADELDAADEYEVSLYRRVSVVLASGSRAWVYVAV; encoded by the coding sequence GTGAGCGAGAGTTCGGCGGCGCAATCCCTCTTCACCTACGGGACCCTGCAAGCACCCGAGGTGCAGCTGGACACGTTCGGCCGGCGTCTCGACGGCATGCCGGATGCTCTCGTCGGCTACCGCCTCGAGTGGACCGATATCGGCGACGAGCGCGTCGCGCAGCTCTCCGGTCTCGACCAGCACCCGATCCTGCGATTCACGGGCGACTCGCACGATCGCGTCTTCGGTCGTGTGCTGCTGCTCACCGCCGACGAGCTCGACGCGGCCGACGAGTACGAGGTCTCCCTGTACCGGCGCGTCTCGGTCGTTCTGGCGAGCGGCTCCCGCGCCTGGGTGTACGTGGCGGTGTGA
- a CDS encoding acyl-CoA dehydrogenase family protein — protein sequence MTSFDPARYLPDDLLARIRERAAVHDRENTFPHDDLDELRAAGYLGILVPTDLGGAGLNLAEVSVLQQRLAGAAPATALAVNMHLVWTGVAKVLRDRGIDDLEFVQRGAAAGEVFAFGISEAGNDLVLFGSDTDACPDGRGGYAFTGTKIFTSLSPAWDHLGVHGLDTTSPDAPKMVFAFLERDDAVVSRDDWDTLGMRGTQSRTTELHGAHAGADRIVRRIDPGPQPDPLVFGIFAVFEILLASVYTGIARRALDLAVEAATSRRSKKTGTTYANDPDIRWRVADMALAYEALPPQLAALARDVDDLVDHGARWFSLLAGIKHRAVTSAKAVVDDALLVAGGSAYFSRHELSRLYRDVIAGMFHPSDPESAHATAASAWLGPVTA from the coding sequence ATGACCTCGTTCGATCCGGCTCGATACCTGCCCGACGACCTGCTGGCGCGCATCCGCGAGCGGGCGGCGGTGCACGACCGCGAGAACACGTTCCCGCACGACGATCTCGATGAGCTGCGCGCGGCCGGGTACCTCGGCATCCTCGTCCCCACCGATCTGGGTGGCGCCGGTCTCAACCTCGCCGAGGTCTCGGTGCTGCAGCAGCGGCTCGCGGGAGCCGCGCCCGCGACCGCCCTCGCCGTCAACATGCACCTCGTGTGGACAGGCGTCGCCAAGGTGCTGCGCGACCGCGGCATCGACGACCTCGAGTTCGTGCAGCGCGGCGCCGCCGCGGGCGAGGTGTTCGCGTTCGGCATCAGCGAGGCCGGCAACGACCTCGTGCTGTTCGGCAGCGACACCGACGCCTGCCCCGACGGCCGAGGCGGGTACGCGTTCACGGGCACGAAGATCTTCACCTCGCTCTCACCGGCCTGGGACCACCTGGGCGTGCACGGACTCGACACCACCTCGCCCGACGCGCCGAAGATGGTCTTCGCCTTCCTCGAGCGCGACGACGCCGTCGTCAGCCGCGACGATTGGGACACCCTCGGCATGCGCGGCACGCAGAGTCGCACCACCGAACTGCACGGCGCCCACGCCGGGGCGGATCGCATCGTGCGGCGCATCGACCCGGGGCCCCAGCCCGACCCGCTCGTGTTCGGCATCTTCGCCGTCTTCGAGATCCTGTTGGCGTCGGTGTACACCGGCATCGCCCGCCGCGCGCTCGACCTCGCGGTCGAGGCCGCGACCTCCCGACGATCGAAGAAGACCGGCACCACGTACGCGAACGATCCCGACATCCGGTGGCGCGTGGCCGACATGGCGCTGGCCTACGAGGCCCTGCCGCCGCAGCTCGCCGCCCTCGCGCGCGACGTCGACGACCTCGTCGATCACGGTGCGCGGTGGTTCTCGCTGCTGGCCGGGATCAAGCACCGCGCGGTCACGTCGGCGAAGGCGGTGGTCGACGACGCCCTCCTGGTCGCAGGAGGCTCGGCCTACTTCTCGCGACACGAGCTCAGTCGTCTCTACCGCGACGTCATCGCCGGCATGTTCCACCCCTCCGACCCCGAATCGGCGCACGCGACGGCCGCGTCGGCCTGGCTCGGCCCGGTGACGGCGTGA
- a CDS encoding baeRF11 domain-containing protein — protein sequence MIPADLPDDATLLALIDHRAPATVSVVVASSPVPAQHDLARTALRSAADDAARRLDDSGIDAATTARVFDGIRSLIDDDDLWAHQGRGMLVLATPVERRVFRLPYTPVPSVRVNERFAVTPLLRARAHHGQAYVLQLARDFVRLVHVSGDRVQNVPLRLPADLDTVLVHADNDGRADRERARGSDGDRPERERYAKIVADEVTRVAADDVPLIVAATEELAPAYRAQNTHPGFRGHGISAHPRSLDDGALAHAVAEFVATERRATVSTWKERFGALRADGLATSRLADVAAAAAAAAIEELRVDQDAERSGEIDTYGRVLPADDADLLVDLAGAVLRAGGRVIAVPRDELTDGSPVAAQLRFPVPAPH from the coding sequence ATGATCCCCGCCGACCTTCCCGACGACGCCACGCTCCTCGCGCTCATCGACCACCGCGCCCCGGCGACGGTGAGCGTCGTCGTTGCTTCCTCACCCGTCCCGGCCCAGCACGACCTGGCCCGCACCGCGCTGCGCTCCGCCGCGGACGACGCCGCCCGGCGCCTCGACGACAGCGGCATCGACGCCGCCACGACCGCTCGGGTCTTCGACGGCATCCGCTCACTCATCGACGACGACGACCTGTGGGCCCACCAGGGTCGGGGGATGCTGGTACTGGCGACCCCCGTCGAGCGCCGTGTGTTCCGCCTCCCGTACACCCCCGTGCCGTCGGTGCGGGTGAACGAGCGCTTCGCCGTGACCCCGCTGCTGCGGGCACGCGCGCACCACGGTCAGGCCTACGTTCTGCAGCTGGCGCGGGACTTCGTGCGGCTCGTGCACGTCAGCGGCGACCGCGTGCAGAACGTCCCCCTGCGTCTGCCCGCCGACCTCGACACAGTGCTCGTGCACGCCGACAACGACGGTCGCGCCGATCGGGAACGCGCCCGCGGATCCGACGGCGATCGGCCCGAGCGCGAGCGCTACGCGAAGATCGTCGCCGACGAGGTGACGCGCGTGGCCGCCGACGACGTGCCGCTGATCGTCGCGGCCACCGAGGAGCTCGCCCCCGCCTACCGCGCGCAGAACACCCACCCCGGGTTCCGCGGCCACGGCATCTCGGCGCACCCGCGTTCGCTCGACGACGGCGCACTCGCGCACGCGGTCGCCGAGTTCGTCGCGACCGAGCGTCGCGCCACGGTGTCGACCTGGAAGGAACGTTTCGGCGCGCTGCGCGCCGACGGTCTGGCCACCTCCCGCTTGGCCGATGTCGCGGCGGCCGCCGCCGCGGCGGCCATCGAGGAGCTGCGCGTCGACCAGGATGCCGAGCGCTCGGGCGAGATCGACACCTACGGCCGGGTGCTCCCCGCCGACGACGCCGACTTGCTCGTCGACCTGGCCGGAGCGGTGCTGCGCGCGGGCGGCCGGGTGATCGCGGTACCGCGGGACGAACTCACCGACGGTTCTCCCGTGGCGGCGCAGCTGCGTTTCCCCGTTCCCGCGCCACACTGA
- the nrdI gene encoding class Ib ribonucleoside-diphosphate reductase assembly flavoprotein NrdI, with protein MSAVMSATEAPLLVYFSSVSGNTARFIEKLGKRAVRIPVRPTDPPLHVDEPFVLVTPTYGGGAGRGVEKGAVPKQVIRFLNEERNRRNIRGVISAGNTNFGDAFCLAGDIISRKCAVPHLYRLEVFGTPDDVARVTEGLERWWKLS; from the coding sequence ATGAGCGCTGTCATGTCGGCGACCGAGGCCCCGCTGCTGGTCTACTTCTCGAGCGTGTCCGGCAACACCGCGCGTTTCATCGAGAAGCTCGGCAAACGGGCCGTCCGCATTCCGGTGCGACCGACCGACCCGCCCCTCCACGTCGACGAACCCTTCGTGCTGGTCACCCCCACCTATGGCGGGGGTGCCGGCCGGGGTGTCGAGAAGGGTGCCGTCCCCAAGCAGGTCATCCGGTTCCTCAACGAGGAACGGAACCGACGCAACATCCGCGGAGTGATCTCCGCGGGCAACACGAATTTCGGCGATGCCTTCTGCCTCGCCGGAGACATCATCAGCCGCAAGTGCGCCGTGCCGCACCTGTACCGGCTGGAAGTATTCGGCACGCCCGACGACGTCGCGCGGGTCACCGAGGGATTGGAACGATGGTGGAAGTTGAGCTGA
- a CDS encoding DUF445 domain-containing protein gives MARTPTTLLSPTDRERRRALRVMKGVALGALLAMAIVFAVSFALQREVEWLQYVRAAAEGGMVGALADWFAVTALFRHPLGLPIPHTAIIPRRKDEIGKQLGEFVETNFLEGDVVRTKLESTPLAARAGAWLAEPAHADRLAAEGATLATSVLTALSDDDVQTLIEDLAREHLLSPDWGPSLGGWLERVVGSGAHHGAVDLALDNIAVWLGNNREVFDGLVSRRLPAWVPSMATRLVDDTVYREAVQFVDAVRADPRHQARGAIDGYLGRLADNLQHDPATMVRLEEAKAAVFDSPRVRQLAADAWNTAKTGLLRSLADPDSALRRRASAALAEVGTRLQSDAKLQKRVDSWVTDAAVFVVGRYRHDIASIITDTVERWDADETTEKIELMVGRDLQYIRLNGTIVGALAGLAIFTVAHLAWGS, from the coding sequence ATGGCCCGCACACCCACGACTCTCCTGAGTCCGACCGACCGGGAACGCCGCCGCGCCCTGCGCGTGATGAAAGGCGTCGCCCTGGGCGCCCTGCTGGCGATGGCGATCGTCTTCGCGGTCTCCTTCGCGTTGCAACGCGAGGTCGAGTGGCTGCAATACGTCCGCGCCGCCGCGGAAGGCGGCATGGTCGGCGCCCTCGCCGACTGGTTCGCAGTGACCGCGCTCTTCCGCCATCCGCTCGGGCTCCCCATCCCGCACACGGCGATCATCCCCCGCCGCAAAGACGAGATCGGCAAGCAGCTCGGGGAGTTCGTCGAGACGAACTTCCTCGAGGGCGACGTCGTGCGCACCAAGCTCGAGTCGACGCCGCTCGCCGCCCGCGCGGGCGCGTGGCTGGCCGAACCCGCGCACGCCGATCGCCTGGCCGCCGAGGGAGCGACCCTCGCCACGAGCGTGCTCACCGCCCTGAGCGACGACGACGTGCAGACGCTGATCGAAGACCTCGCCCGCGAGCATCTGCTCTCCCCCGACTGGGGCCCGTCTCTCGGCGGGTGGCTGGAACGCGTCGTCGGGTCGGGCGCCCATCACGGGGCGGTCGATCTGGCGCTCGACAACATCGCCGTCTGGCTCGGCAACAATCGCGAGGTGTTCGACGGTCTCGTCTCACGCCGCCTGCCGGCGTGGGTGCCGAGCATGGCGACACGACTCGTCGACGACACGGTGTACCGCGAGGCCGTGCAGTTCGTCGACGCCGTGCGCGCCGATCCCCGCCACCAGGCTCGAGGCGCCATCGACGGCTACCTGGGCCGTCTCGCCGACAACCTGCAGCACGACCCCGCGACCATGGTGCGCCTCGAAGAGGCGAAGGCGGCCGTCTTCGACAGCCCCCGCGTGCGCCAGCTCGCCGCCGACGCGTGGAACACCGCCAAGACCGGGCTCCTGCGCTCCCTCGCCGACCCCGACAGCGCTCTGCGCCGGCGCGCGTCGGCCGCGCTCGCAGAAGTGGGCACACGTCTGCAGAGCGATGCGAAGCTGCAGAAGCGCGTCGACAGCTGGGTCACCGATGCCGCCGTCTTCGTCGTCGGACGCTACCGCCACGACATCGCGTCGATCATCACCGACACCGTCGAGCGGTGGGATGCCGACGAGACGACCGAGAAGATCGAGCTCATGGTCGGACGCGATCTGCAGTACATCCGTCTCAACGGCACGATCGTCGGCGCGCTCGCCGGACTGGCGATCTTCACCGTGGCCCACCTGGCGTGGGGTTCGTGA
- a CDS encoding YbaK/EbsC family protein, which yields MTDALPNRSRLVAASLEAAGIPGQIIVLPDAASTAALAAAALDVEVGAIANSLVFWSDDEPLLVMTSGAHRVDTAALAERLGRGGIRRATPEQVLAATGQPIGGVAPTGHPTQLVTVVDEDLAAFPEIWAAGGTPHTVFPLTFDDLVRLTGGTVAKVD from the coding sequence ATGACCGATGCCCTCCCGAACCGCAGCCGTCTCGTCGCCGCCTCGCTCGAGGCAGCTGGAATCCCGGGACAGATCATCGTGCTCCCCGACGCCGCTTCCACAGCCGCCCTCGCCGCCGCCGCACTCGATGTCGAGGTGGGAGCGATCGCCAACAGCCTCGTGTTCTGGAGCGACGATGAGCCGCTCCTGGTCATGACCAGCGGTGCACACCGTGTCGACACGGCGGCTCTCGCCGAACGACTCGGGCGCGGCGGCATCCGTCGGGCGACGCCGGAGCAGGTACTCGCCGCGACGGGGCAGCCCATCGGCGGCGTCGCGCCGACCGGGCATCCGACTCAGCTCGTGACCGTCGTCGACGAGGATCTCGCCGCGTTCCCCGAGATCTGGGCGGCCGGAGGCACCCCGCACACGGTGTTCCCCCTCACCTTCGACGACCTGGTGCGCCTCACCGGCGGGACCGTCGCGAAGGTCGACTGA
- a CDS encoding Glu/Leu/Phe/Val dehydrogenase family protein: MTDALPLPDFAHERVEVITGRRSGLFIAVALHSSALGAALGGARLWTYPSWTDALGDALRLSAAMTLKNAAAGLDAGGGKSVIGLPLGTVLDDDRRRAAFLDLGDAVESMGGLYRTAEDVGSTTDDMLVVSERTSHVVGLPDSVGGSGEPAGPTSLGVYASLVATLERSLGTGDVAGRRITIAGLGQVGGRLAERLASEHAILAVTDVNPAKRALAAQLGALWVDPGEAHLVPADVFVPAGIGGVLTDEVIDALDARAVCGPANNPLAARSGAQRLARRGIVYAPDFVVNAGGVIYLDSVAKRRGTLDEVMGRVAGIGDTLRRVFDEAESRGVTPLAAAEGLAAERLAAATVADTLV; encoded by the coding sequence ATGACAGACGCCCTGCCCCTGCCCGATTTCGCCCACGAGCGCGTGGAGGTGATCACGGGTCGACGCAGCGGACTGTTCATCGCCGTGGCGCTGCACTCCTCCGCTCTCGGCGCCGCCCTCGGCGGTGCCCGCCTGTGGACCTACCCCTCATGGACCGATGCGCTCGGTGACGCGCTGCGCCTCTCGGCTGCGATGACGTTGAAGAACGCCGCCGCGGGCCTCGACGCCGGCGGCGGCAAGTCGGTGATCGGCCTTCCCCTCGGCACCGTTCTCGACGACGACCGTCGCCGCGCGGCCTTCCTCGACTTGGGCGACGCCGTCGAGAGCATGGGCGGCCTCTACCGCACGGCCGAAGACGTCGGCTCGACGACCGACGACATGCTCGTCGTGAGCGAACGCACCTCGCACGTCGTGGGCCTGCCCGACTCGGTCGGCGGTTCGGGCGAGCCCGCCGGCCCCACGAGCCTCGGCGTGTATGCCTCGCTCGTGGCGACGCTGGAGCGCTCGCTGGGTACGGGCGACGTAGCGGGCCGACGCATCACCATCGCGGGCCTGGGACAGGTCGGCGGAAGACTCGCCGAGCGTCTCGCCTCCGAGCACGCGATCCTCGCCGTCACCGACGTGAACCCCGCCAAGCGGGCACTCGCCGCGCAGCTCGGCGCCCTATGGGTCGATCCGGGCGAGGCGCACCTCGTCCCGGCCGATGTGTTCGTCCCCGCCGGCATCGGCGGCGTGCTGACCGACGAGGTCATCGACGCGCTGGACGCACGCGCCGTCTGCGGCCCGGCCAACAACCCGCTCGCCGCACGTTCGGGCGCGCAGCGGCTGGCTCGTCGCGGCATCGTGTACGCCCCCGACTTCGTCGTCAACGCCGGTGGGGTGATCTACCTCGACTCGGTAGCGAAGCGACGCGGAACGCTCGACGAGGTCATGGGACGCGTCGCCGGAATCGGTGACACCCTGCGCCGGGTCTTCGACGAAGCGGAATCCCGCGGGGTGACACCGCTGGCCGCTGCTGAGGGTCTGGCCGCGGAACGCCTCGCCGCTGCGACTGTCGCCGACACCCTGGTCTGA